GCGGCCGTCGGCGCGCGCGCGCTCGGCCAAGGTGTTGTACGCGGTGCAGGCGCCCGAGGGGTGGCCGAGCTCCTCGAAGATCAGGCGCGCGGCGTCCGCGCTCTCGTCGGCGCCGCCGACGCCGGGCAGGGCCAACCCGAGCAGGCTCGAGGCCACGCCCGCGCGGTCGCCGATCTCCTCCGAGAGCGCGCTCGCGCGCGTGAAGTCGCGCCGCGCCGCCTCCTCGTGGCCCATGCTGTGCGCGAGATCGCCGCGCACGCGGAGGCAGCGGGCGAGCTCGCGCGTCTTGCCGACCTCGCCGAGCGCGGCGGCCGCGGCGTCGAGGTGGGAGCGCGCGAGGTCCTTCTTGCCGCGGTGGTAGTCGGTGTAGCCGAGCTCGTGCAGGGCCTCGGCCTCGAGCGCGCGGTAGCCACGCTCGCTCGCGATGCGCAGGGCCACGCTCGCGGCGCCGCCGGCCGCGTCGAGCTCCCCGAGGCGGTTGAGCGCGCCCGCGCGGATCACCGCCTCCTCACACTCCTCGGGGCAATCGGATGGAAGTCCGGCCGCGTCGCGCAGGCTCGCGGCGAGCTCGAGCATGGGGATCACCTCGGGGCTGCGGCCGTCCGTGAGCGCGCCGCGCGCCGCGACGAGGATCGCGGAGAGGGCCTCCTTCGGCCGCTGCGCGCGTCGCGCGTGATGGGCCAGGGCCTCCGCGACGCCGTGGTCGCCCATCGCGAAGCGCGCGCTCAGCGCGTCGGTGACCGCGGAGGCGAGCGCGGCGTCCCGGCCCCCCTCCCGCGCGGAGCGGCGGAGCGACTCTCGCACCATCGCGTGCGCGAAGCGCATGACGTCGCTCCGGGGCTCGAAGGCGGCGAGGCGCGATCGGACGAGCGCCTCGACGAGGTCGTCTTCGACGGGGATCCCCATGGTGCTGGCTGCGTCGCGCCACAGCTGGACGTCGATCTCCATGCCGATGGTGGCGGCCAGCTCGAGCGGGATCCGCTTGCCCGGATGATTCTCGGTGAGCCAGTCGACGTAGGAGCGCCAGAGCGTGTGGAGGTCGTCGGGCATGTCGACGCGCGCGCTCGGCTCGAGCGCGAGCGCGGCCCCCTCGAGCACGAGCGCCCGGCGCGCGATCCAGTCGCCGACGAGCTCCACCGCGAAGAGCGGGTTGCCGTCGGTGGTGCGCTCGACCTCCTCGGCGAGGGAGTCGGAGAGCAACAGCAGCTCGCGCACGAGTCGGCGATGGGCGTCGGGAGGCAGGGGCGTCACCTCGATCTCCTCGACGTCCGCCCGCGCGGCGAAGCGCTCGAGCCGCGCGGCGATCTCGGGCTGGCGCGCGCGCGCCTCCGTCTGCGCGGTGGCGACGACGAGGATGGGCGTGCCGGTGTCGAGCATGTCCTCCGCGAAGTCGATCGCGTCGGGGTTCGCGTCGATGTCGTCCACGACCGCGAGCACGCCACGCCGTCGGGCCGCGACCGCGAGCCCACGGCGGAGCGAGACGCGGCGCTCTCGCCAGGTCGGCGACGACTCGTCGTCTTCGGCCAGGGCGCGCGAGAGCGCGTCGATCTCGCTCATCGCCTCGTCCCCCACCCAGAGCGGGACGGTCCGCGCGAGCCGGTGCCGCACCTCCTCGCGCGTCCTGGCCCCGAGCGCCCCGAGCACGCGCCGCGCCGCGTGCAGGACCGCGCCGCTCTCGTGCGAGTGCACGAAGATGGGGATGGCGAGCCCGAGCTCGGCCACCCGTCGCATCATCCACAGCGCGAGAAAAGTCTTGCCCACCCCCGACGCGCCCGTGAGGAACACGCAGCGCGGCCCCTCCCCGCGGTGGACGGCGCGAAAGACGGACCAGAGCGCGTCTCGCTCGCGCTCGCGCCCGACGGTGGGCAGCGCGCGCGCGCCGTAGAGGCCGAGGCCCGCGCCGACCACGTGGATGGGAGCGAGCTCCTCGTCGGCCCGCCAGCCCTCGGGCATCGACGGCGGTGGGGTCGGGGCGTCCCGTCCGCGGGTGGGCGCGTCCACGCCCTCCGCGACGCCATGCGTGATCTCGGGAGAGCGGTCGGGGGTGGTGGCCGGATCCGCGGGCGCGGTCGCCGCGGCGTCGGACCAGAGGGGCGCGGCGTCGAGCGTCCGGTCGGGCGCCGCAGGCAGGAGGGCCAGCGCGGCGCGCGCGTCGGGAGCCAGCTCGAAGCGGTCGATGGGCGCGGGCGCGCACATGCGGGCGAGCCACGCGTCGAAGCCCTCCGGGAGCACGAAGCGCGGCGCCACGTCGGGCCGCGAATCCACGTACGCCACCTCCCGCGCCATGACCCCGAGCGCGTAGAGATCCGTCCACGGGCCGACGGAGAGCCCGTGCCCGCGCTGCTCCGGCGCGCGGTACGTCGGCGTGCCCGCGCTCGGCGCCTGGCCGCGCAGGGCGGCGAGCCCGAAGTCGGCGATGGCCAGCTCCGGTGCGCCGCGCCGCCGCTCCACCCAGAGCACGTTCGCCGGCTTCAGATCGCGGTGGATCACCGCGCGGGCGTGCGCGTGCGCGAGACCGTCGAGGACGCGCTCGAGCATGCCGCGCAGCGCGCTCCAGACGGGCGCGGGAGGGCGCGCCCAGAGGGAGTCGGCGCCGAGCTCCATCACGAGGTAGGGCTGACCCGCGTGCAAGACGTCGGGCCGCGCGCGCGCCTCCGCCGGGCTGACCTCGGCGTGATCGACCACGCGGACGATGGCCGGGTGGGAGAGCCCGACGAGCGTCCTCGCCTCGCGCTCGATCGCCGCCGCGCCGGGCCAGGCGTCCTCGCGCAGCAGCTTCACCGCGACCTCGAGGCCGCTCTGCGGGTGCACGGCGCGCCAGACCTCGGCCGTGCCGCCGCCCGCGATGCGCCCTCGAAGATAGAACACGCCGAGCCGCGCGGTCCCCACTCTGCGCCCCTCGCGGTGCGACGCTCAAGCGGTCTCGCGACCGCCCGCGCCCTCCCCTTCGTCGCCTTCGCCCGCCCCCTCGCCGCCGATGGGGCGAGGCCCGCTGCCCTCGTACTCGTCGTCCCCGTCGAGGTGCAGCGGCGGGTTCTCGGCGTCTCGCGTCGCGCCGTCGAGGACCACCGTCTCTCTCTCGATCTCCATCTCGGGCGTCGGCGGGGGCGGCGGCAGCGAGCGGCGCCGCTCCACCTCGAACGGGTCCTCCCACTCCTGCCTCTTCTGCGCAAACCACTCTGCGCTCCCGAGGAGCACGGCGGCCCAGCGCAGGTCCTCCGTGTTGGCCATGACGATCTTGATCGTCATCGTGAGGGGCACGGCGAGCAGCGCGCCGACCGGCCCCCAGAGCCAGCCCCAGAAGACCATCGAGGTGAAGACCACGAGGGGCGACAGGCCGAGCGCGCGCCCCATGACGCGGGGCTCGACCAGGTTGCCGAGCGTGAAGTTGATGACCCCGTAGCCCGCCAGGACCAGGAGCGCGGAGCCGGGCCCGAACTGGACGAGCGCCACGACCACCGGGGGGATGGTGGCGATGAACATGCCGAGGGTCGGGATGTAGTTGAGCAGGAAGGCGAGCAGACCCCAGAGGAGGGGGAAGTCGACCCCGCAGATGGCCACCCAGCCGCCGCAGAGCCCGCCCGTCACGACGCTCAGCCCGCTCTTGACCACGAGGTACGTCTGCACCTCCTTGGTGGCGACCGCGAAGCGCGGGAGATCCTGCGTGGGGCTGTGCAGCACGTACGCGAGCTTGATGCGCCAGGGCCCCGACTCGAAGAGCATGAAGAGCACGAGGAGCGCGACGAGGAGCGCCTTCGAGACGAGCGACGTCAGGCGCTGGAAGAGGTCGGCGACGAGCGACATCAGCCCGACCTGGTCGACCGCCTGCCCGATGCGATCGGCGTCGATGTGGAGGCCGTGGTGGTCGACCCACCGCGCCGCGTCGAGGGTCAGAGCGGCCATGCGCTCCTGGTAGTAGGGGACGCGCTCGTAGAATTCGTTGAGCGAGCCCCCGACCAGCGCGCCCACCCCGACGAGGATCGTCAGGTCGAGCAACACGGCGAGCATGATGGCGGCCCAGCGCGGCACGCGTCGCGCGGTCAACGCGCGGACCACGGGCATCGAGACGACCGTGATGAAGACGGCGGTCACGAGCGGCACGAACATCGACGCCGCGAGCTTCAAGCCGGCGACGACGATGACCACGCCAGCGAGCATCAGGACCGTTTTGGCGCCCGGTCCGAGCTTCATGTCAGGAAGAGGTCCTCTCCGAGGGTTGGCAAGCAAGCGGGGGAGCGGCGGCCCTCGCCCTCGCGCCTCCCGTTCACACAGGGTAGCGCCGCCTCGTTCGTGTGCCGACCCTCTTTTTCCCCTCAGGCGCCGCTCGGACCGGGCAGCGCGCGCGGCTGACTCCGCGGCACGAGCCCCGCGACGCGCCGGAAGACCCAGTCCAGCAGCCGCGTCGGGATCAGGATGCGCATCCACGGGCCGAGCGCGTTGATGGCGGGCGCGACGTATCGAGCGCGCGGGTAGCGGCGGGCGATGGCCTTCTCGATGGCTCGCGACACCGCGCGGGGCCTGGCCGCGAAGGGGGCCAGCTTCTCGTCCGCGCCGTCGGCGAGCGCGAGGCTGGCCGCGTACGGGGAGCCCGGCTCGCGGTAGGGGGCGAGCGTGTCGAGCGTGGTCTGGGTGAACCCGGTGTCGATGTAGCCCGGCTCGATGAGCACGACCTCGATCCCGAACTGGCGGACCTCCATGCGCAGCGCGTCGCTCATCGCCTCCACCGCGTACTTGGTCGCGTGGTACGCGCCGCCGAGCGGGAAGGTGATGCGGCCGCCCACGCTGCTGATGTTGACGATGCGCCCCGCGCCGCGCTCCCGCATCGCGGGCAGGAACGCGCGCGTGACCGCGAGCAGCCCGAAGACGTTCGTCTCGAACTGCGCCCGGACGTCCGCGTCGCTCAGCATCTCGAGCGGCCCGACGAGGCCGTAGCCCGCGTTGTTGACCAGCGCGTCGAGCCCCGCGCCGTCGGTGATCGCGTCGACCTCCCGCCGGACCGCCTCGATCGACTCCGGGTCGGTCACGTCCAGCCGGAGCGCGATCAGCCCCGCCTCGGCCAGCTCCGCCAGCGCGCGCGCGTTGCGCCCGGTCGCGATCACCCGGTATCCGCGGGCCGCGAGGTGATGGGCGGCGTCGCGCCCGATGCCCGAGGTCGCCCCCGTGATGAGGACGGTCTTCTTCTGCTCAGCCATTGGTCTCTCCCTCCCTGTTGCCGATGCGGAATGAACATTCGTTCCGAGTCTCGGCAAAAAAATAGGTGCTCAGAGGCGCACGGCCTCCCACAGCACGTCCTCGGCCTGGTCCAGCGTGGCCTCGTCGAGGCTCACGTGCCCGTCCCAGGTCTCCTTCAGGAGCCGCACGATCGCCCCCCACACCACCGCCATCAGCACCTCGGGCGCGACCGGCTTGGTGATGCGCTGCTTGGCCGTCTCGGCCAAAAACGAGAGCGCCAGCATGACGGTGCGCTCCTCGAGCGCGCGGCTCTCCGTGTCCATGTACGGGGCGTGGTGATGGTGCTCCAGGAACGTGAAAGACGCCCGGTTCTCCAGCGCGAAGCCGATGATCGACCGGAAGAAGCTGTGGAACTGGGCGCGGGGCGAGTCCGCGGTCGGCAGGGCGCGCAGCACGTGCTCGACGACCCGCTGCTTCTCGCGCCGGTAGAGCTCGTTCACCAGCCGCTCCTTGCTCTCGAAGTAGCGGTAGATGGTCCCGGCCCCCACCTCGGCGGCCTTGGCCACGAGCGGGACCGCCGTGCCGTGGAAGCCACGCTCGGCGAACAGCGCCAGCGCCGCGTCCAGGATCCGCTCTCGTTTGTCGTCCTTCGCCATGACCTACCTGAGCAACGCCGGAATGAGCAACGCCGGAATGAACGATCATTCCATAACACCTCCGAGCGGCGGATCAAGCCGAGAGTCGGACCTCGCCGTCACGCGCCCTGAACGACCACGCTCACCGATCGGGTGTGCGGGTGGGTGCGGTGCTCGTAGAGGTAGATGCCCTGCCAGGTGCCGAGATCGCAGCGGCCGTCGGCGACGGGCACGCCGATCGAGGTCGCGGTCAGGACGCTGCGCACGTGGCTCGGCATGTCGTCGGGCCCCTCGGCGGTGTGCACGAAGAGCGGGTCGCCGTCGGGCACGAGCCGCGCGAAGAAGGCGTCGAGGTCGCGGCGCACGTCGGGGTCGGCGTTCTCGCAGATGATCACGGACGCGCTCGTGTGGTGCACGAAGATCGTGCAGAGGCCCTCCGCCACGCCGCTCTGCGCGACGGCCTCCTGCACCCGGCGGGTGATGTCCAGGGTGCCGCGCCCGCGCGTCTCCACGCGCAGCTTCACGCGCTCGACGGTCACGCCTCCACCTTCACCCACATCGCGGTCTGGTCGCCCTCGTAGATCTCCGTGTCGCCCTGCACGAAGCGCAGGTCGTAGCGCGCCATGAGCGACCTCTCCCGGCGTCGGACGCGGGTGGCGCGGCAGGTGATCTCGATGGGCTCCCCGGGCGGCGCGAGGTTCTTGAAGCGCCCCTTGTGGATCGCGCCCCCGTAGCCGACCCAGCCCTCCGAGTGGCGCAGCCCGAAGACGTAGTGGGCGTGCACCATCCCGGCGACGCCCGTCATGTGCACGATGAGGCCGCCCGACACGTGGCGCGGGTGACGCTCGGGGTGCACCCGCTGCAGGTTCGTCAGGGGCAGCGCGTCGTGCGTCGGCATGCGCACGCGCACGAGGCTCTCGGCCTCGTCGACCTCGAGCACCTCGTCGATCATCAGGCCCTCCGGCAGGTAGAAGGCCTCCTCCAGCAGCTCCGGATCCAACGGCATGGCGCTCGACATAGCGCAGCGTGCCGCGTGCTACCATCCGAGCGCATGGCCGACGAATCGTCCCGCGAGATCGAGGCAGTCGAGATCGAAGCCGGCGCCGCGAAGGAGAAGGCGCCGCTCCCGCCCGCGCAGAGCGGCGCGCCGCACATGGCGCTGCGGATCCTGCTCGGCACCGCGGGGCTCCTGCTCGTGGTCGGCTTCTTCCTCCCGTGGCTGCGGATCGAGCTGCCGGCGGCGGGGGGCGAGACCGTGCTGCTCCGGGAGATCAGCGGCATGAACCTCGTGACCGACGGCGAGCCGACCATCCGCGCGCTCGTCGGAGACACGCAGCGCTGGCTCTTGCTCGCCATCCCGGTGTTCGGCCTCGCGCTGACGGCGGTGGGATTTCTGGGATTCCGCTGGTCGGGCATCGTGGCCGCGATCCTCGGCCTGAGCCTCGTCGGCTACGGCGTGGTGACGGTGGTCCTCTTCTTCTTCCAGAAGACCGCGCTCGGCCTGTGGCTCATCCTCGGAGGGACCTTCCTCGCGGTGGCCGCGGGCATGTTCACGTTCTTGCGCGCGCGACAGGCCAGCGCGAAGCAGGGCTCGAAGAAGGACGAGACCGAGCCGGCGCTCGAGCTGGAGTCCTGATACACCGCCCGCCATGGGCTGGTTCGACGTACACGCGCACGTGACGCACCCGAAGCTCGCGCCGCGGCAGGACGAGATCCTCGCGAACGCGGAGGCGGCGGGCGTCACCACCATCCTCGCCAACGGCCTCAACCCGCAGGACAACGAGGCGGTCGCGCGCGTCGCCGCGGCCCACCCGATCGTCAAGCCGTGCTTCGGCTTCTACCCGGTCGACACCGTGCTCCAGGACATGGAGGCGATGGGCGTCGACTACCCGCGGGACGTCCCGCCCGTCTCGGCCGAGGAGGGCGTGGCCTGGGTGCAGGACCACGTCGAGGACGCCTTCGCGGTGGGCGAGATCGGGCTCG
Above is a window of Sandaracinaceae bacterium DNA encoding:
- a CDS encoding AAA family ATPase — translated: MGTARLGVFYLRGRIAGGGTAEVWRAVHPQSGLEVAVKLLREDAWPGAAAIEREARTLVGLSHPAIVRVVDHAEVSPAEARARPDVLHAGQPYLVMELGADSLWARPPAPVWSALRGMLERVLDGLAHAHARAVIHRDLKPANVLWVERRRGAPELAIADFGLAALRGQAPSAGTPTYRAPEQRGHGLSVGPWTDLYALGVMAREVAYVDSRPDVAPRFVLPEGFDAWLARMCAPAPIDRFELAPDARAALALLPAAPDRTLDAAPLWSDAAATAPADPATTPDRSPEITHGVAEGVDAPTRGRDAPTPPPSMPEGWRADEELAPIHVVGAGLGLYGARALPTVGRERERDALWSVFRAVHRGEGPRCVFLTGASGVGKTFLALWMMRRVAELGLAIPIFVHSHESGAVLHAARRVLGALGARTREEVRHRLARTVPLWVGDEAMSEIDALSRALAEDDESSPTWRERRVSLRRGLAVAARRRGVLAVVDDIDANPDAIDFAEDMLDTGTPILVVATAQTEARARQPEIAARLERFAARADVEEIEVTPLPPDAHRRLVRELLLLSDSLAEEVERTTDGNPLFAVELVGDWIARRALVLEGAALALEPSARVDMPDDLHTLWRSYVDWLTENHPGKRIPLELAATIGMEIDVQLWRDAASTMGIPVEDDLVEALVRSRLAAFEPRSDVMRFAHAMVRESLRRSAREGGRDAALASAVTDALSARFAMGDHGVAEALAHHARRAQRPKEALSAILVAARGALTDGRSPEVIPMLELAASLRDAAGLPSDCPEECEEAVIRAGALNRLGELDAAGGAASVALRIASERGYRALEAEALHELGYTDYHRGKKDLARSHLDAAAAALGEVGKTRELARCLRVRGDLAHSMGHEEAARRDFTRASALSEEIGDRAGVASSLLGLALPGVGGADESADAARLIFEELGHPSGACTAYNTLAERARADGRLADAEALYREARRWAQRGGVTQHEHICGLNLAITMLHQGRYEEAFVETELGARMSALLGQRLVAYMFEVVAAAAAAGAGREADAEAHVANARELQERVDHADDDVAWAARKAAELLAPRRPDLADAARLIAEIEEARIAAHEAARRAP
- a CDS encoding AI-2E family transporter; this translates as MKLGPGAKTVLMLAGVVIVVAGLKLAASMFVPLVTAVFITVVSMPVVRALTARRVPRWAAIMLAVLLDLTILVGVGALVGGSLNEFYERVPYYQERMAALTLDAARWVDHHGLHIDADRIGQAVDQVGLMSLVADLFQRLTSLVSKALLVALLVLFMLFESGPWRIKLAYVLHSPTQDLPRFAVATKEVQTYLVVKSGLSVVTGGLCGGWVAICGVDFPLLWGLLAFLLNYIPTLGMFIATIPPVVVALVQFGPGSALLVLAGYGVINFTLGNLVEPRVMGRALGLSPLVVFTSMVFWGWLWGPVGALLAVPLTMTIKIVMANTEDLRWAAVLLGSAEWFAQKRQEWEDPFEVERRRSLPPPPPTPEMEIERETVVLDGATRDAENPPLHLDGDDEYEGSGPRPIGGEGAGEGDEGEGAGGRETA
- a CDS encoding SDR family oxidoreductase translates to MAEQKKTVLITGATSGIGRDAAHHLAARGYRVIATGRNARALAELAEAGLIALRLDVTDPESIEAVRREVDAITDGAGLDALVNNAGYGLVGPLEMLSDADVRAQFETNVFGLLAVTRAFLPAMRERGAGRIVNISSVGGRITFPLGGAYHATKYAVEAMSDALRMEVRQFGIEVVLIEPGYIDTGFTQTTLDTLAPYREPGSPYAASLALADGADEKLAPFAARPRAVSRAIEKAIARRYPRARYVAPAINALGPWMRILIPTRLLDWVFRRVAGLVPRSQPRALPGPSGA
- a CDS encoding TetR/AcrR family transcriptional regulator encodes the protein MAKDDKRERILDAALALFAERGFHGTAVPLVAKAAEVGAGTIYRYFESKERLVNELYRREKQRVVEHVLRALPTADSPRAQFHSFFRSIIGFALENRASFTFLEHHHHAPYMDTESRALEERTVMLALSFLAETAKQRITKPVAPEVLMAVVWGAIVRLLKETWDGHVSLDEATLDQAEDVLWEAVRL
- a CDS encoding secondary thiamine-phosphate synthase enzyme YjbQ; the protein is MTVERVKLRVETRGRGTLDITRRVQEAVAQSGVAEGLCTIFVHHTSASVIICENADPDVRRDLDAFFARLVPDGDPLFVHTAEGPDDMPSHVRSVLTATSIGVPVADGRCDLGTWQGIYLYEHRTHPHTRSVSVVVQGA